One Paraburkholderia sp. IMGN_8 DNA window includes the following coding sequences:
- the ilvA gene encoding threonine ammonia-lyase, biosynthetic: MASHDYLKKTLTARVYDVARETELERAPNLSSRLRNPVYLKREDNQPVFSFKVRGAYNKMAHIPAEALERGVITASAGNHAQGVALSAARMGVKAIIVVPVTTPQVKVDAVRAHGGPTVEVVQFGESYSDAYAHAVTLQEARGLTFVHPFDDPYVIAGQGTVAMEILSQHQGPIHAIFVPIGGGGLAAGVAAYVKSVRPEIKVIGVQTDDSCAMAASLKAGERVTLNEVGLFSDGTAVKLVGEETFRLCREYLDDVLLVNTDALCAAIKDVFQDTRSVLEPAGSLAVAGAKQYAEREGIENQTLIAITSGANMNFDRMRFVAERAEVGEAREAVFAVTIPEERGSFRRFCELVGTRSVTEFNYRIADANSAHIFVGVQIRNRSESAQIAGAFEAHGFATVDLTFDELSKQHIRYMVGGRSPLAHDERLFRFEFPERPGALMKFLSSMAPNWNISLFHYRNQGADYSSILVGIQVPESENGEFERFLATLGYPYWEETGNPVYRLFLA, from the coding sequence ATGGCTTCCCACGACTATCTGAAGAAAACCCTGACCGCGCGCGTCTACGACGTGGCCCGCGAGACCGAACTCGAACGTGCGCCGAATCTGTCGTCACGGTTGCGCAATCCCGTCTATCTGAAGCGCGAGGACAACCAGCCGGTGTTCTCGTTCAAGGTGCGCGGCGCGTACAACAAGATGGCGCATATTCCGGCCGAGGCGCTGGAGCGTGGCGTGATTACCGCGTCGGCGGGCAATCATGCACAGGGCGTGGCGCTGTCGGCGGCGCGCATGGGCGTGAAGGCGATCATCGTCGTGCCGGTGACCACTCCGCAGGTGAAGGTCGATGCGGTGCGCGCGCATGGCGGGCCGACTGTCGAAGTGGTGCAGTTCGGTGAGTCGTATAGCGATGCGTATGCGCACGCCGTCACGCTACAGGAAGCGCGCGGGCTGACCTTCGTGCATCCGTTCGACGATCCGTATGTGATCGCCGGCCAGGGCACGGTCGCGATGGAGATCCTCAGCCAGCATCAGGGGCCGATCCACGCGATCTTCGTGCCGATCGGCGGCGGCGGACTGGCGGCAGGCGTGGCCGCGTATGTGAAATCGGTGCGCCCGGAGATCAAGGTGATCGGCGTGCAGACCGACGATTCGTGTGCGATGGCGGCGTCGCTGAAAGCCGGCGAGCGTGTCACGCTGAATGAAGTCGGCCTGTTTTCGGACGGCACGGCGGTGAAGCTGGTCGGCGAAGAAACCTTCCGCCTGTGCCGCGAATATCTCGACGACGTGCTGCTCGTGAATACTGATGCTTTGTGTGCGGCGATCAAGGATGTGTTTCAGGACACCCGCAGCGTGCTGGAGCCCGCCGGCTCGCTCGCTGTAGCCGGCGCGAAACAGTATGCCGAGCGCGAGGGCATCGAGAACCAGACGCTGATCGCGATCACCTCGGGTGCGAACATGAACTTCGACCGGATGCGTTTCGTCGCCGAACGGGCCGAAGTCGGTGAAGCGCGCGAAGCGGTGTTCGCCGTGACAATCCCCGAAGAGCGCGGCAGCTTCCGGCGTTTCTGCGAGCTGGTCGGCACGCGCAGCGTGACCGAGTTCAACTACCGGATCGCGGATGCGAATTCCGCGCATATCTTCGTCGGCGTGCAGATCCGGAATCGCAGCGAGTCGGCGCAGATCGCGGGCGCGTTCGAAGCGCACGGCTTTGCCACCGTCGATCTGACGTTCGATGAGCTCTCGAAGCAGCACATCCGCTATATGGTCGGTGGCCGTTCGCCGCTCGCGCATGATGAGCGCCTGTTCCGCTTCGAGTTTCCGGAGCGGCCGGGTGCGCTGATGAAGTTCCTGTCGTCGATGGCGCCGAACTGGAATATCAGCCTGTTCCACTACCGTAACCAGGGCGCAGACTACAGTTCGATTCTGGTCGGCATTCAGGTGCCGGAAAGCGAGAACGGCGAGTTCGAGCGCTTTCTCGCGACGCTCGGTTATCCCTACTGGGAAGAGACCGGCAACCCGGTGTATCGCTTGTTCCTCGCTTGA
- a CDS encoding 5'-nucleotidase translates to MALSLADKLVVAISSRALFDFEEENRVYEDGDLRAYEALQRDRLTVPAKPGVAFPLIRKLLALNAGGHRVEVVILSRSDPISGLRAFHSCREHGLAIERGVFTRGRAPFGYLKPLNASLFLSANQDDVRDALAAGFPAARVLPESAKMASKYPDEIRIAFDGDAVLFSDEAERVFQKDGLRAFVGHEIHNKDLPLADGPLKPLLEALHRLQKLADEAAPMHIRTALVTARSAPAHERAIRTLMAWNIEIDEAMFLGGLDKSAFLREFEPDFFFDDQIGHCESARVVTATGHVLSGIVNAS, encoded by the coding sequence ATGGCTCTTTCGCTTGCCGACAAACTGGTCGTGGCAATTTCGTCGCGCGCGCTGTTCGACTTCGAGGAAGAGAACCGCGTGTACGAGGACGGCGACCTGCGCGCGTATGAAGCGTTGCAGCGCGACCGCCTGACCGTGCCTGCGAAACCGGGCGTCGCGTTTCCGTTGATCCGCAAGCTGCTGGCGTTGAACGCCGGTGGCCATCGCGTCGAAGTGGTGATCCTGTCGCGCAGCGATCCGATCAGCGGACTGCGCGCATTCCATTCGTGCCGCGAGCATGGGTTAGCGATCGAGCGAGGCGTCTTTACGCGTGGACGGGCGCCGTTTGGCTATCTGAAGCCGCTGAACGCGTCGCTGTTTTTGTCTGCGAATCAGGACGATGTGCGCGACGCACTGGCCGCTGGTTTTCCGGCTGCGCGCGTATTGCCCGAATCGGCGAAAATGGCGAGCAAGTATCCGGACGAAATCCGGATCGCATTCGACGGCGACGCCGTGTTGTTTTCCGACGAAGCCGAGCGCGTGTTTCAAAAGGATGGCCTGCGAGCGTTCGTCGGCCATGAGATTCACAACAAGGATTTGCCGCTGGCGGATGGGCCTTTGAAGCCGTTGCTCGAAGCGCTGCACCGGCTGCAGAAACTCGCGGACGAAGCCGCGCCGATGCATATTCGTACGGCATTGGTGACGGCGCGTTCCGCGCCCGCGCATGAACGCGCGATCCGCACATTGATGGCGTGGAACATCGAAATCGACGAAGCGATGTTCCTCGGCGGCCTCGACAAGAGCGCATTTCTGCGCGAGTTCGAGCCGGACTTTTTCTTCGACGACCAAATTGGCCATTGCGAATCGGCTCGCGTCGTGACGGCGACGGGGCACGTGCTGAGTGGCATTGTGAACGCATCATGA
- the queF gene encoding NADPH-dependent 7-cyano-7-deazaguanine reductase QueF (Catalyzes the NADPH-dependent reduction of 7-cyano-7-deazaguanine (preQ0) to 7-aminomethyl-7-deazaguanine (preQ1) in queuosine biosynthesis), with protein sequence MTPEQSPLGKPSAYTEQYDASLLFPIARKNAREAIGIGAQLPFFGTDIWNAYELSWLNARGKPQIAVATFYVPADSPNIVESKSFKLYLGSFAQTAFESMDVVRETIKRDVSASCGASVSVHLAAPHEFGKLQMEEFEGLSLDRLDLDTDVYRPDASLLKAALDEAPVEETLVSNLLKSNCPVTGQPDWGSVQIHYVGPQIDHAGLLRYIISYRNHTGFHEQCVEKIFIDVLKACRPVKLAVYARYTRRGGLDINPFRTNFNLPMPDNMRLARQ encoded by the coding sequence ATGACACCCGAACAATCACCGCTGGGTAAGCCTTCTGCTTACACCGAACAATATGACGCTTCGCTGCTCTTTCCGATTGCGCGCAAGAATGCGCGCGAAGCGATTGGGATTGGCGCGCAATTGCCGTTTTTCGGCACGGACATCTGGAATGCTTACGAGCTTTCCTGGCTGAACGCGCGCGGCAAGCCGCAGATTGCTGTGGCTACTTTTTATGTACCGGCTGATTCGCCGAATATTGTCGAGTCGAAGTCGTTCAAGCTGTATTTGGGGTCGTTTGCGCAGACGGCTTTTGAGTCGATGGACGTTGTGCGGGAGACGATCAAACGGGATGTTTCCGCTTCTTGCGGCGCTTCTGTTTCTGTTCATCTGGCTGCGCCGCATGAGTTCGGCAAGTTGCAGATGGAAGAGTTTGAAGGGCTGTCGCTGGACCGGCTCGATCTGGATACCGATGTTTATCGGCCTGACGCTTCATTGCTGAAGGCGGCGCTCGATGAGGCGCCGGTTGAGGAGACCTTGGTTTCTAATTTATTGAAGTCGAATTGTCCGGTGACTGGGCAGCCTGACTGGGGTAGCGTGCAGATTCATTACGTTGGACCGCAGATTGATCATGCGGGCTTGCTGAGGTACATCATTTCCTATCGGAATCACACCGGGTTTCATGAGCAGTGTGTCGAGAAGATTTTTATTGATGTTCTCAAGGCCTGCCGGCCGGTTAAGCTCGCTGTTTATGCGCGGTATACCCGCCGCGGTGGACTGGATATTAATCCGTTTCGGACGAATTTTAATTTGCCCATGCCAGACAATATGCGGCTGGCTCGGCAGTAG
- a CDS encoding RidA family protein: MKRYGVEGGKGTGGQHMPFARAVEADGWLFVSGQTPMENGEVINGGIVEQSHKAIQNVFAILKEAGYGAEHVVRCGVWLDDPRDFASFNKVFREYFGENPPARACVVSSMVIDCRVEVDCVAYKKPAG, encoded by the coding sequence ATGAAGCGATATGGCGTTGAAGGTGGGAAAGGAACCGGTGGTCAGCATATGCCCTTTGCTCGGGCTGTCGAAGCGGATGGCTGGTTGTTCGTTTCCGGACAGACGCCGATGGAAAATGGCGAGGTCATCAATGGCGGGATTGTTGAGCAATCGCACAAGGCGATTCAGAATGTTTTCGCTATTCTGAAAGAAGCCGGGTATGGGGCGGAGCATGTCGTCCGCTGTGGGGTTTGGCTCGATGATCCGCGAGATTTTGCTTCTTTTAATAAGGTTTTTCGGGAGTATTTTGGGGAGAATCCGCCGGCGAGAGCTTGTGTGGTGTCTTCTATGGTGATTGATTGTCGGGTTGAGGTTGATTGCGTTGCTTATAAGAAACCTGCGGGTTGA
- a CDS encoding D-aminoacylase, which translates to MHSHPEAADTLIVGAQLYDGTGAPPVERDVAIRDGRIAAIGNLSNWLAEEVVEANGRALAPGFIDVHTHDDTHVIRSPQMLPKITQGVTTVIVGNCGISASPVALKGDPPDPMNLLGERDAFQYPTFAEYVKAVNAARPAVNVSALIGHTALRSNQMDRLDRAATPQEIEGMRAQLEEALSNGALGLSSGLAYGSAFSAPTEEVMALAEPLAAAGALYTTHMRTEFDAILDAMDEAYRVGRHAHVPVVISHLKCAGPSNWGRSEEVLNSLEGARRMQPIGCDCYPYNRSSSTLDLKQVTGDIDITITWSEPHPEMAGKLVKEIAAEWGVTQQEAGKRLQPAGAVYHNMSEDDVRRILSHPATMVGSDGLPNDPLPHPRLWGAFPRVLGHYVRDAGLLPLEEAVRKMTSLSARRFGLAQRGEVHIGYHADLVLFDPARVRDAATFEKPQQAADGIDAVWVNGVLSYRDGAVTGERAGHFVARGAASKGDAHGAF; encoded by the coding sequence ATGCATTCGCATCCCGAAGCCGCCGATACGCTGATCGTCGGCGCGCAACTATATGACGGCACGGGCGCACCGCCGGTCGAACGCGACGTCGCGATTCGCGACGGCCGCATCGCGGCGATCGGCAATCTGTCGAACTGGCTTGCCGAAGAGGTGGTCGAGGCCAATGGCCGCGCGTTGGCGCCGGGTTTCATCGACGTTCATACGCATGACGACACGCACGTGATCCGTTCGCCGCAAATGCTGCCAAAGATCACTCAGGGCGTGACGACGGTGATCGTCGGCAACTGCGGGATCAGTGCGTCGCCGGTCGCGTTGAAGGGCGATCCGCCCGATCCGATGAACCTGCTCGGCGAGCGCGACGCGTTCCAGTATCCGACCTTTGCTGAATACGTAAAAGCGGTCAACGCCGCGCGGCCCGCGGTGAATGTCAGCGCGCTGATTGGGCATACGGCATTGCGCAGCAACCAGATGGACCGGCTGGATCGCGCGGCGACACCGCAGGAAATCGAAGGCATGCGCGCGCAACTCGAAGAGGCTTTGTCGAATGGCGCGTTGGGCCTGAGCTCGGGGCTCGCATACGGTTCCGCGTTTTCCGCGCCGACCGAGGAAGTGATGGCGCTGGCCGAGCCGCTCGCTGCCGCCGGCGCGCTGTACACGACGCACATGCGCACCGAGTTCGACGCGATTCTCGACGCAATGGACGAAGCGTATCGGGTCGGCCGTCACGCCCATGTGCCGGTGGTGATATCGCATCTGAAGTGCGCGGGGCCGTCGAATTGGGGGCGTAGCGAGGAGGTGCTGAACTCGCTGGAGGGCGCGCGGCGCATGCAGCCGATTGGTTGCGACTGTTATCCGTATAACCGCAGTTCGTCGACGCTCGATCTGAAGCAGGTGACGGGCGACATCGACATCACGATTACGTGGTCCGAGCCGCATCCCGAGATGGCGGGCAAGCTGGTGAAGGAGATTGCCGCCGAGTGGGGCGTCACGCAGCAGGAGGCGGGCAAGCGCTTGCAGCCAGCTGGCGCGGTGTATCACAACATGTCCGAGGACGACGTGCGGCGGATTCTGTCGCATCCCGCGACGATGGTCGGGTCTGATGGTTTACCGAACGATCCGTTGCCGCATCCGCGGTTATGGGGCGCGTTTCCGCGCGTGCTGGGGCATTACGTGCGCGATGCCGGTTTGTTGCCGCTGGAAGAGGCGGTGCGCAAGATGACCAGCTTGTCGGCGCGGCGGTTTGGTTTGGCGCAGCGTGGCGAGGTGCATATCGGCTATCACGCGGATCTGGTGTTGTTCGACCCGGCGCGGGTTCGCGATGCCGCGACGTTTGAGAAGCCGCAGCAAGCGGCGGATGGCATTGATGCGGTGTGGGTGAATGGCGTGTTGTCTTACCGCGATGGAGCCGTGACCGGCGAGCGCGCGGGTCATTTTGTGGCGCGTGGCGCGGCGTCGAAGGGTGATGCGCACGGCGCGTTTTGA
- a CDS encoding MurR/RpiR family transcriptional regulator, translated as MNSTAEPLAFDIVARIAECAPELRSAERKVAALILDDLTGASRASIGALAQQAEVSVATVTRFAKAVGCRDVRELKLRLAQAAAVGQRFLKAGGPTDAPEPIATRVFDEVQTALTHNHQLLRQAPLTEAAAALRAARMIYVFGMGGGSTALADEMRFRLVRLGRPVATYQDGLLQRMVASTVSRECVVITLSTTGRVPEMVENCRIARSYGATVIALTAPASPLAKLADWVIPIVAFETDFIYKPSSSRYAMMMALDVLVTELAVSQGEESRELLRRMKHALDAHRGGGDRQPLGD; from the coding sequence ATGAACTCTACTGCTGAACCGCTGGCTTTCGACATCGTCGCGCGCATTGCCGAATGCGCGCCGGAATTGCGCTCGGCCGAGCGTAAGGTCGCCGCGCTGATTCTCGACGATCTGACCGGCGCGTCGCGCGCCAGCATCGGTGCGCTCGCGCAGCAAGCGGAGGTGAGCGTGGCGACCGTGACGCGCTTTGCCAAGGCCGTGGGTTGCCGCGACGTGCGGGAGCTGAAACTGCGGCTCGCCCAGGCGGCCGCGGTCGGCCAGCGCTTTCTGAAAGCGGGCGGTCCCACGGATGCTCCTGAGCCGATCGCCACCCGCGTGTTCGACGAAGTGCAGACCGCGCTTACCCATAACCATCAATTGCTGCGCCAGGCACCGCTCACCGAAGCCGCAGCCGCATTACGCGCTGCGCGGATGATCTACGTGTTCGGCATGGGCGGCGGCTCGACCGCGCTCGCCGACGAGATGCGTTTCAGGCTGGTCCGCCTTGGCCGGCCCGTTGCGACCTATCAGGACGGCCTGTTGCAGCGCATGGTGGCGAGCACGGTATCGCGCGAGTGCGTCGTGATCACGCTGTCGACGACGGGCCGTGTGCCGGAGATGGTCGAGAATTGCCGGATCGCGCGCAGCTACGGCGCGACCGTGATTGCGCTGACTGCACCGGCTTCACCGCTCGCAAAACTGGCCGATTGGGTGATCCCGATCGTCGCGTTTGAGACCGATTTCATTTACAAGCCGTCGTCGTCGCGCTACGCGATGATGATGGCGCTCGATGTACTCGTCACCGAACTTGCCGTCAGTCAGGGTGAGGAGAGCCGAGAATTGCTCCGCCGCATGAAGCACGCGCTCGACGCGCACCGTGGCGGTGGCGATCGACAACCGTTAGGAGACTGA
- a CDS encoding amino acid deaminase: MKVTNYQGATIDPYSKGLGMVPGTSIQLTDAARLEWNLLNEDVSLPAAVLYADRVEHNLKWMQAFVAEYGVKLAPHGKTTMSPQLFRRQLETGAWGITLATAHQVRAAYHGGVSRVLMANQLVGRHNMMMVAELLSDPDFEFFCLVDSVEGVEQLGKFFTSVRKSLQVLLELGVPGGRTGVRDDAQRNAVLDAIARYPGVLKLAGVELYEGVLKEEHEVREFLQSAVAVTRALVDEGRFARTPAVLSGAGSAWYDVVAEEFVKASETGKVEVVLRPGCYLTHDVGIYRKAQTDIFARNPVAKKMGEGLLPALQLWAYVQSIPEPDRAIIGLGKRDSAFDAGMPEPARHYRPGSEAPRDVAASEGWEIFGLMDQHAYLRIPAGADLKVGDMIAFDISHPCLTFDKWRQVLVVDPSYRVTEVIETFF; this comes from the coding sequence ATGAAAGTTACAAACTATCAGGGCGCAACGATTGATCCTTATAGCAAGGGCTTGGGCATGGTTCCAGGCACCAGCATCCAATTGACGGATGCCGCGCGCCTCGAGTGGAATCTGCTGAACGAAGACGTGAGTCTGCCCGCCGCGGTGCTGTACGCGGACCGTGTAGAACACAACTTGAAGTGGATGCAGGCATTCGTCGCCGAGTACGGCGTCAAGCTCGCGCCGCACGGCAAAACGACAATGTCGCCGCAGCTCTTTCGCCGTCAGCTCGAAACCGGCGCATGGGGCATCACGCTCGCCACGGCGCATCAGGTGCGCGCGGCATATCACGGCGGCGTTTCGCGGGTGTTGATGGCCAACCAGTTGGTCGGCCGCCACAACATGATGATGGTCGCCGAGTTGCTGAGCGATCCCGATTTCGAGTTCTTTTGCCTCGTCGATTCGGTCGAAGGTGTCGAGCAGTTGGGCAAGTTCTTCACGTCGGTGCGCAAATCGCTGCAGGTGCTACTCGAACTCGGCGTGCCGGGCGGCCGCACCGGCGTACGCGACGATGCACAGCGCAACGCGGTGCTCGATGCGATCGCGCGCTATCCGGGCGTTTTGAAACTGGCGGGCGTCGAGTTGTATGAGGGCGTGCTGAAAGAAGAACACGAAGTGCGCGAGTTTCTGCAAAGCGCTGTTGCCGTCACGCGCGCGCTCGTCGACGAAGGGCGTTTTGCCCGCACGCCGGCCGTTCTGTCGGGCGCGGGCTCGGCCTGGTATGACGTGGTCGCGGAAGAATTCGTGAAGGCGTCGGAAACCGGCAAGGTCGAAGTCGTGCTGCGCCCCGGCTGCTATCTGACACATGACGTCGGCATCTACCGCAAAGCGCAGACGGACATCTTTGCGCGCAATCCGGTCGCGAAGAAAATGGGCGAAGGCTTGCTGCCGGCACTGCAACTGTGGGCGTATGTGCAATCGATTCCGGAACCGGATCGCGCGATCATCGGTCTCGGCAAGCGCGATTCCGCGTTCGACGCGGGCATGCCGGAACCGGCGCGCCACTATCGTCCGGGCAGCGAGGCGCCGCGCGATGTCGCGGCCAGCGAAGGCTGGGAGATTTTCGGCTTGATGGATCAGCACGCGTATTTGCGGATTCCCGCCGGCGCCGACCTGAAGGTGGGCGACATGATCGCGTTCGACATCTCCCACCCCTGTCTGACGTTCGATAAGTGGCGTCAGGTGCTGGTGGTCGACCCGTCGTATCGCGTCACCGAGGTGATCGAAACGTTCTTCTGA
- a CDS encoding MarR family winged helix-turn-helix transcriptional regulator, which yields MEEQDRVAVVQQFGRTYRAFMSAFEAHVGHPLPRWRILLALHEQAGESSQKRLVERLRVDPGALTRQLKTLEGLGWIARSMDTRDNRVTNVRLTEAGLSATEASMPRRNAFLHDTMAGLPDDALAALSGALKLLEVRIGEVAATASSAAATQAPEAVGADPERQV from the coding sequence ATGGAAGAACAGGACCGCGTCGCCGTCGTGCAGCAATTCGGCCGCACTTATCGGGCGTTCATGTCGGCATTCGAGGCGCACGTCGGCCATCCGTTGCCGCGCTGGCGCATTCTGCTGGCGCTGCACGAACAGGCTGGGGAGTCGTCGCAGAAGCGGCTGGTCGAGCGCTTGCGTGTCGATCCGGGCGCGCTCACGCGGCAATTGAAAACGCTGGAAGGGCTCGGCTGGATCGCCCGCAGTATGGATACGCGCGATAACCGCGTGACCAACGTGCGCCTGACCGAAGCGGGGCTGTCGGCGACCGAAGCCAGCATGCCGCGTCGTAATGCATTTCTGCACGACACGATGGCCGGGTTGCCGGACGACGCGCTGGCGGCGCTGTCGGGCGCGTTGAAGCTGCTCGAAGTGCGGATCGGCGAAGTGGCGGCCACGGCCAGCAGTGCCGCCGCTACGCAAGCGCCCGAAGCGGTGGGCGCCGACCCCGAGCGCCAGGTTTAA
- a CDS encoding MDR family MFS transporter, with translation MAVHTAAHHSSGQVLPFRESLLAMLGISFVTMLVALDQTVVGTALPTIVSELKGFELYAWVATSYLLTSVITVPIFGRLGDYYGRKPFVIASIIVFTAASVLCGAANNMLFLVLARGLQGVGGGMLVGTAFASIPDLFPDSVVRLRWQVLMSSAFGIANAVGPSLGGFLTQYYGWRSVFYVNLPVGLLSLFFVWRFLPHLRHVEHEGKMRLDWPGALLIAVSLGSLQLFVELLPKHGVTFGAFALLALSVASAYALWQWEKRCPTAILPVDMFRNRSLAALFTLAVLGGFTMFSLLFYAPLLFQGGFGMSPKEAGLVITPLVVFITVGSIANGRIVSRVRNPNLMLYVGFALVALSCLGAVVATRSMPQWMLMSFMVLGGLGLGFVMPNLTIFAQQTAGREHLGIATALLQSLRMIGGMIGTALTGTLVTHMYASGVRSALENDHATQWFADLGDPQILINRDAQTTLLGQLTHAGHNGAMLLETAREALVAAIHLGLALAAIIAVLSVWQSRRVPPVKLQRKLEPVIHAD, from the coding sequence ATGGCTGTCCATACCGCTGCTCACCACTCGAGTGGGCAAGTTTTACCCTTCCGTGAATCGTTGCTGGCGATGCTCGGCATTTCCTTCGTCACGATGCTGGTCGCGCTCGACCAGACCGTGGTGGGCACCGCTTTGCCCACCATCGTGTCGGAGCTGAAAGGTTTCGAGCTGTACGCGTGGGTCGCCACGTCGTACTTGCTTACCTCGGTGATCACTGTGCCGATCTTCGGCCGGCTCGGCGATTATTACGGGCGCAAACCGTTCGTGATCGCATCGATCATCGTGTTCACCGCGGCGTCGGTGTTATGCGGCGCCGCCAACAACATGCTGTTTCTCGTGCTCGCGCGCGGTCTGCAGGGCGTCGGCGGCGGCATGCTGGTCGGCACCGCGTTCGCCAGCATTCCCGATCTCTTTCCCGATTCGGTCGTGCGTCTGCGCTGGCAGGTGCTGATGAGTTCGGCGTTCGGCATTGCGAATGCGGTGGGTCCGTCGCTCGGCGGTTTTCTCACGCAGTACTACGGCTGGCGCTCGGTGTTCTATGTGAATCTGCCGGTCGGCTTGCTGTCGCTGTTTTTCGTCTGGCGCTTCCTGCCGCATCTGCGGCACGTCGAGCACGAAGGCAAGATGCGGCTCGACTGGCCCGGCGCGTTGCTGATTGCGGTGTCGCTCGGCTCATTGCAATTGTTCGTCGAGTTGTTGCCGAAACATGGCGTCACCTTCGGCGCGTTCGCGCTGCTGGCGTTGAGCGTCGCGTCGGCGTACGCGCTGTGGCAGTGGGAAAAGCGCTGCCCGACTGCGATTCTGCCGGTCGATATGTTCCGCAACCGCAGTCTCGCCGCGCTGTTCACGCTGGCGGTGCTCGGCGGCTTCACGATGTTCTCGCTGCTGTTCTACGCGCCGTTACTGTTCCAGGGCGGCTTCGGCATGTCGCCGAAAGAAGCGGGGCTCGTCATTACGCCGCTCGTCGTGTTCATCACGGTCGGCAGTATTGCGAACGGGCGGATCGTCTCGCGCGTGCGTAATCCGAATCTGATGCTGTACGTTGGCTTCGCGCTAGTGGCGCTTTCGTGCCTCGGCGCGGTCGTCGCCACGCGTTCGATGCCGCAATGGATGCTGATGTCGTTCATGGTTCTCGGCGGCCTTGGTCTCGGTTTCGTGATGCCGAACCTGACGATCTTCGCGCAGCAGACGGCCGGCCGCGAGCACCTCGGCATCGCCACGGCGCTGCTACAGTCGCTGCGGATGATCGGCGGGATGATCGGCACGGCGCTCACCGGCACGCTGGTCACCCACATGTACGCGAGCGGCGTGCGCAGCGCGCTGGAAAACGATCATGCGACCCAGTGGTTCGCCGATCTGGGCGACCCGCAAATCCTGATCAATCGCGATGCGCAAACCACCTTGCTCGGTCAGTTGACGCATGCCGGCCACAACGGTGCGATGCTGCTGGAAACCGCGCGCGAGGCGCTGGTCGCGGCGATTCATCTGGGTCTGGCGCTGGCGGCGATCATCGCTGTGTTGTCGGTGTGGCAAAGCCGCCGTGTGCCGCCGGTCAAGCTCCAGCGCAAGCTCGAGCCGGTGATTCACGCGGACTGA
- a CDS encoding EcsC family protein codes for MEPSSLAALALSNEDLIALRRAKHQLESPALAMKLASIVGSPLEKLMSRMPAFANKKVTDATELALRKCLSIALRTLGRQDGAAPLSVPDKPSNLLHKFAVATTGAAGGAFGLFALPVELPVTTTLMFRSICDIARSEGEDLSSIDTQLQCLTVLGMGGTSKADDDADFGYFIMRGALAQAVSKASSEIATKGFTAHGSAALLRLLNTIAARFSVQVSEQIAAKSIPAIGAVLGAMVNTVFIDHFQQVAHGHFTVRRLERQYGQETVEAAYQTIDIALDG; via the coding sequence ATGGAGCCGAGTTCGCTCGCGGCACTTGCTTTATCGAACGAAGATCTGATCGCGCTGCGGCGCGCGAAACACCAACTGGAAAGCCCCGCTCTGGCGATGAAACTGGCCAGCATCGTCGGTTCGCCGTTGGAGAAACTGATGTCGCGGATGCCGGCTTTCGCCAACAAAAAGGTCACGGATGCAACGGAACTGGCGTTGCGCAAGTGCCTGTCGATCGCGCTGCGCACGCTTGGACGGCAGGACGGCGCAGCGCCGCTGAGCGTGCCCGACAAGCCGAGCAACCTGCTGCATAAATTCGCCGTAGCGACCACCGGCGCGGCCGGCGGCGCATTCGGACTGTTCGCGCTGCCAGTCGAGTTGCCGGTGACGACCACGCTGATGTTCCGCTCGATCTGCGACATCGCGCGCAGCGAGGGCGAGGATCTGTCGTCGATCGACACGCAGCTGCAGTGCCTGACGGTGCTGGGCATGGGCGGCACATCGAAAGCCGATGACGACGCCGACTTCGGCTACTTCATCATGCGCGGCGCGCTGGCGCAGGCGGTTTCGAAAGCTTCATCCGAAATCGCGACGAAGGGCTTCACCGCGCATGGGTCCGCCGCGTTGCTGCGCCTGCTCAACACGATTGCCGCGCGCTTCTCGGTGCAAGTGAGCGAGCAGATCGCTGCCAAATCGATTCCGGCAATCGGCGCTGTGCTCGGCGCGATGGTCAACACGGTGTTCATCGACCACTTCCAGCAGGTCGCGCATGGCCACTTCACCGTGCGGCGGCTGGAGCGGCAATACGGTCAGGAAACGGTCGAGGCCGCCTATCAGACAATCGACATCGCACTCGACGGTTGA